A window from Pseudomonas campi encodes these proteins:
- a CDS encoding DUF6279 family lipoprotein — protein MHLRRRAIALLCVTLLLGACSRIDLAYRNLDWLISWSLDDYLQLNSTQKDWLKPRLREHLDWHCSTQLPAYSAWLQRSAALVEQPQLQPEQLQAQFSEFRQALDAIAVEITPTGTELLRGLNPLQVQELEAAMAQEDAELRAEYLEPAMEEQITRRRERMEERLQPWFGQLNDAQRGHVAIWASQLGEQNRLWLDNRAHWQAKLRAALESRRGADFDVRLQSLLQQRAQHWTPAYREQFERSQQLLAELFSNLLNAADNPQRQHLQQRLAALRQDLDSLACQAPTTAPAVANRSE, from the coding sequence ATGCACCTGCGCCGCCGTGCCATTGCCCTACTCTGCGTCACCCTGCTGCTGGGCGCCTGCAGCCGGATCGACCTGGCCTATCGCAACCTCGACTGGCTGATCAGCTGGTCGCTGGACGACTACCTGCAACTCAACAGCACCCAGAAGGACTGGCTCAAGCCGCGCCTGCGCGAGCATCTGGACTGGCACTGCAGCACCCAGCTGCCGGCCTACTCGGCCTGGCTGCAACGCAGCGCAGCCCTGGTCGAGCAGCCACAGCTGCAACCCGAGCAACTGCAGGCGCAGTTCAGCGAGTTCCGCCAGGCGCTGGACGCCATTGCCGTGGAGATCACCCCGACCGGTACCGAACTGCTGCGCGGGCTCAACCCGTTGCAGGTACAGGAACTGGAAGCGGCCATGGCCCAAGAGGATGCCGAGCTGCGCGCCGAGTACCTGGAACCCGCGATGGAGGAGCAGATCACCCGTCGCCGCGAACGTATGGAGGAGCGCCTGCAGCCCTGGTTTGGCCAACTGAACGATGCACAGCGCGGGCACGTGGCGATCTGGGCCAGCCAGCTCGGCGAACAGAACCGGCTATGGCTGGACAACCGCGCGCACTGGCAGGCCAAACTACGCGCCGCGCTGGAAAGCCGCCGCGGCGCCGATTTCGACGTGCGCCTGCAAAGCCTGTTGCAGCAACGGGCGCAGCACTGGACGCCAGCCTATCGCGAGCAATTCGAACGTTCGCAACAGCTACTCGCCGAGCTGTTCAGCAACCTGCTGAATGCCGCCGACAACCCCCAGCGCCAGCACCTGCAACAACGCCTGGCGGCCCTGCGTCAGGATCTCGACAGCCTGGCTTGCCAGGCGCCGACTACAGCGCCGGCAGTCGCCAATCGATCGGAGTGA
- a CDS encoding ABC transporter permease, with amino-acid sequence MNLRRLSAIVVKELRQLRRDKLTFAMIAGIPLLQLVLFGYAINMDVRGIEAAVLDQANTASSREAVAEIASSQVLDLRYRLSSPQQIDQLLRQGKISAALVVPADFDARLQRQDRPPLQLIVDGSDQSVQASARQLAAYPLPGWESRQGVEVVNFYNPERLAPLNTVPGLLGVILTMTMVLFTAVALVREREHGNLEMLIATPVSPWELTIGKLLPFVGIGLVQITVILVVGYWLFGVPVRGSLLELYAASLLFIVASLALGVYLSTLSQTQFQAMQMAFFTFLPQILLSGFMFPFAGMPKAAQWIAELMPLTHYLRLARGIMLREATLLELWPPVLVLLLFSALLLALAVTRISKRLD; translated from the coding sequence ATGAACCTGCGCCGCCTGAGTGCCATCGTGGTCAAGGAGCTGCGCCAGCTGCGTCGCGACAAGCTGACCTTCGCCATGATCGCCGGCATTCCGCTGCTGCAACTGGTGCTGTTCGGCTACGCCATCAACATGGACGTGCGCGGCATCGAGGCCGCCGTGCTGGATCAGGCCAACACTGCCAGCTCGCGCGAAGCGGTGGCGGAAATCGCCTCCAGCCAGGTGCTCGACCTGCGCTACCGCCTGAGTTCGCCACAGCAGATCGACCAGTTGCTGCGCCAGGGCAAGATCAGCGCCGCACTGGTGGTGCCGGCGGACTTCGACGCCCGCCTGCAACGCCAGGACCGCCCGCCGCTGCAGCTGATAGTGGATGGCTCGGACCAGAGCGTGCAGGCCTCGGCGCGCCAGCTGGCGGCCTACCCGCTGCCCGGCTGGGAAAGCCGCCAGGGCGTCGAAGTGGTCAACTTCTACAACCCCGAGCGCCTGGCGCCGCTGAACACGGTGCCAGGGCTGCTCGGGGTGATCCTGACCATGACCATGGTGCTGTTCACCGCCGTGGCCCTGGTCCGCGAGCGCGAGCACGGCAACCTGGAAATGCTCATCGCCACGCCGGTATCGCCCTGGGAACTGACCATCGGCAAGCTGCTGCCCTTCGTCGGCATCGGCCTGGTGCAGATCACGGTGATCCTGGTGGTCGGCTACTGGCTGTTCGGCGTACCGGTGCGCGGCTCGCTGCTGGAGCTGTACGCCGCCTCGCTGCTGTTCATCGTCGCCAGCCTGGCCCTCGGCGTGTACCTCTCGACCCTGTCGCAAACCCAGTTCCAGGCCATGCAGATGGCCTTCTTCACCTTCCTGCCGCAGATCCTGCTGTCCGGCTTCATGTTCCCCTTCGCCGGCATGCCCAAGGCCGCCCAGTGGATCGCCGAACTGATGCCCCTGACCCACTACCTGCGCCTGGCCCGCGGCATCATGCTGCGCGAAGCGACCTTATTAGAGCTGTGGCCGCCGGTGCTGGTACTGCTGCTGTTCTCGGCGCTGCTGCTGGCGCTGGCGGTAACCCGGATAAGCAAGCGCCTGGATTAG